ATGCAAAGCTGAGATACTTGAATCCCCCAGAACCGTTGGTTTGAGAATCAATCGAGGTGGCGGATGTACGGCTTTCTCCCTGGATTCCGATTTCGAATGAAGTCAATCTGTTATAAGTCAATAGCGCAGGATTCATACTATTGATATGATAAAAACTAGGCGTACCAATTCCCACTCCGCCCATAGCTCCTTGATGGGACATAGCTCTGCTTTGAATATCTCCGATACCAAAAACAGAATAAGGGGAAAACGTGATTTGTGCCTGAGCCCAAAAGCTACTTATCATAAAGGCAGCTACTAGAGCTATGCTATTTTTTCTCTTCATTGTACTCCAAAATCCTAATCAAACCGACCAGCACCAATTCAGGGGATGCAAAGATGGATGCTTTTAATTTAGATTCAAAACGTTTTGTCCAACCCCCGCACAGAATCACCTGTATATCAGGGTATATTTGACTATAACGATCTATTATACCATCAATTTCCGCAGCTATACCATTAAATACCCCACTCATCATGGATTCTCGAGTAGAGCCACCTATCAACGGCACCTCCTCGTAATTTGTGATTAACGGCAGATTTCTGGTGTAATCGTTCATCGATTTGAATCTTAATTCTACTCCGGGAGAAATACCTCCCCCATGATAATGCGATTTACTATCCAAAAGGTCGTATGTGATACAAGTCCCGACATCAATAATTAAACAATCCCGCTCCTGAAACATTTGCTGAGCCCCCACTACAGCCGCCATTCGGTCCAGACCTAAGGTGTGAGGAGTACCATACTTATTGAGTACAGGTACAGGTGTCTTTGCATCCAAATACAAAACCCTATAATTAGACAAAAAGTCTTGCTGCTCTGAAGGTGAATAAGCCACACTAGAAGAAATAATGTGAAGCGGCATAAATTCATCAACCACTTTTTTCATTTCCACCAGGGACTCAACAGTTTCTAGGTCAAGCATCTGACCCGAATCAAACTTTCCAATTTTGATCTGTGTGTTGCCTATGTCTAATGCGATAGCCTTCATTTCTTTACTCCAGAAAGCCGTGAAGTTACGGTGAATTTTTCTGCTTATAATTCAAAAAATACAGAATGAATAACATTAAGTAGAAATTGGGTTTCTTATCTTTATATCCGACAAAAAGAACTCGTAAACTGCGAAAAGAAACAAATAATGTAATTATTGGATAGATGAGTTCGACTCATTTATATATAATTGCCCCACGATATTTATATCCTCATGCGGAAGTTTATTTTTCTAGTTATTTTTCTTAATCTGGCTCAGCTGACATACGCCAGTTCATCGGAAACCACCCCAACATCCCTAGAACGAGAAACAATTGAAATGTCAAGCACCGAAAGCGGTGAGGAGCATCATCATGCCCCTGCCTGGACGGTTATTCCTTTTGTACTTCTGCTGCTCATGATAGCAACAGGCCCGTTGTTCTATGAGCACTTTTGGCACAAAAACTATCCCATAGTGGCATGTGCCCTGGCGGCAATCGTAGTGTCCTACTATCTATTCGTACTTCACAATGTCCATAGCCCAGTCCATGCACTAGCAGAATATGCTCAGTTTATCGCATTGCTAAGTGGATTGTACATCGCCTCAGGTGGTATCATGATAGAGGTAGACAAGGAGGCCAAGCCACTAACCAACGTATTCATTCTACTTATTGGAGCTGTAGTAGCCAACATCATAGGAACTACAGGGGCTTCAATGTTGTTGATTCGACCATTCATCCGACTCAACAAAAACAGAATTAAACCTTATCACATCATATTTTTCATCTTTATGGTGAGCAATATTGGAGGTTCATTGACTCCTATTGGTGACCCTCCACTTTTCTTGGGGTTCTTGAAAGGAGTTCCGTTTTTCTGGACACTCCAATACAACCTAATCCCATGGATATTTGCCAGTTTGATACTAGCAGGGGTGTTTTTCCTTATGGATAGAAAAAATAAGTCTGATTACAGTTTTGGAGAAGACACGGAAACTCCCTCGGGCAAGCTCACCATTATTGGAACCAAGAATTTTGTTTGGTTAGCCGTAATTGTTGGCTCAGTATTTCTGGATCCTAATGTGATCGATTGGGTCCCTGCTATCAACTATGAAGGGCAAAAATTCTCATTCGTAAGAGAATTAATCATGCTTAGCTCGGGATTTCTATCCTACAAACTCGCGAATAAAGATGCTATCAATGGAAATGAATTCAATTTCGAACCTATTAGAGAGGTAGCATTTATCTTCATCGGTATTTTTGGAACCATGATGCCTGCACTGGAATTGGTAAGCAACTTTGCACAATCTGACGCTGGAGCAGCGATGATTACACCTAACACTTTATATTGGGGTACAGGCTTGCTATCAGGATTTTTGGACAATGCACCCACTTATATCAACTTTTTAACCGCCGCAATGGCATCTCAAGGCGCTTCTATTACCAATTTGGCAGATGTAATCGCCTTTTCTCAGGGAAGCTCGGAGTTCGTTAATTCTATTTTATCCTTAAAGGCCATTTCTGTAGCGGCTGTATTCTTTGGTTCCATGACCTATATTGGAAACGGCCCAAATTTTATGGTGAAATCAATAGCAGAACAAGTAGGTATTAAGATGCCCTCTTTCTTTGGATACATCATTAGATTTTCGATTCCTATTCTGCTGCCTCTTTTCGTGGTAGTTTGGTTGATCTTCTTCTACTGGGGCATTATTTAGTATTCTACAGATAGGAAGATTCCCATTCCGAACATTGGGAACTTTCTCCATTCTGCATCTTCCTGCAATCTTCCAATAATTGGACCATGTGAGAAGCTTCCAGCAAAGACTATTTGGCCATCTTCGTCCAGGTTTTCGACACATTCGATCGAAAGATAAAAATCATTAGTCATTACGATTCCATACTCAGTCAGATCAAGTGTAAATACCTCGTGGGCCTTGAGCTCTGAAGAGTTGAACAAAATCAATGGTACCTGATGCTTAGTGTTGGGTAGACCTTTTTTGATATCATAAAAATTGAGCCTGAACAACAAGGAATCGTTGTTGACGTAGGTCGGTTTGATGTGTAGTTGATTGATAAAGGTCAGGTCCTCTCGAACCCGAAAGATAGTTCCAATCTGATCGCCCGGACCGACCGATGAAAATCCGACCTGAATCATTTTACCTGCATTCTTGCTCCCCAATACTTTTTTCTTGAGAGGTCGATCAGAAAACACAAACTCTGGCAATTGCGTGGTGGATTGGACCAGAACCAGTTCATTAGCTTCCTTCATTTCCTTCAAGAATTGACTGAGTGGCCTTCTATACGGCTCGAAACCTACACAGGAAATCGATAAAGTATCAGCCAAATTTTCATCCGTATAACTCAATGAAAAATGACCATTTTGATTAGAAACGGTCCTAAGATTGGTATGCAGCAGGTTGATATTAACGTAGGGTATGCTTTCATTTCCGTTGGTTACTTTGGCGGAAATTTGACTCTGAGCATAGAGAGAACCCGAGATTAGAAGAAAAAAAGCACACAAAAAATTCGGCATAGATAGTAAGATTAAGTTTCAAACTATCAATGCCGAATAGGTAATAAAGGTTGTTTACGAATTATAGCGCGAGCATCTTGACTGCAGTTATGGCAGCCTCATCGCCCTTGTTTCCATGTTTTCCTCCAGCTCTGTCCATGGCCTGCTTCTGTGTATTTGGAGTTAGCACACCAAAAATTACCGGCTTGTCATACTTGAGAGATACATCTGTGATTCCCTTTGCCACTGCATCGCAGATGAAATCAAAATGCCTCGTTTCTCCCTGGATCACACAACCCAGGCAGATCACTGCATCTACATCTGTTCTTTGGGCCAACTTTTGGGCGCCTAAACTCAACTCAAAACTTCCCGGTACATCTACCTTTACAATGTTTTCCTGTTTCGCACCATGACTCAACAGAGTTTGCAATGCGCCATTATACAAAGAATCTGTTACCTCTTCGTTCCATTCCGAAACAACTATAGCGAATACCTTGTCTGAGATATCTACCAGGTTTTTATTACTGTAATCACTTAGGTTTTTCTGTGAACTTGCCATGATCTTTAATTTTTCAATAAAAAAGGGATGAACCTAAATCCATCCCTCCACTTCTTTAATATTTTTATTCAACCTTAGTTGATTTCACCACTCAAACGAGTCACATGCTTCAAGGCATCTTGATAAACCGTGCTTTCCTTGTAATCATCTACAATCGTCTCGTAGTTGGCAAGGGCAGCAGCTGTATCACCACTGGTCTCATTAGCAATAGCAGCTTTCACAAGGTAGCCTGGAGTAAACTGGTCGTTGGCATTATAGCCTGCAGCCTTTTCGTAATAGCTGGCAGCCTGACCATATTCGCCCAATTCCATGTAAGCATCTCCAGTCAAAGCATAAGCTCTACCCTGAATCAGATAATCAGAAGCACTGAATGCTTTCAAATATTTCAACGCATTGTCGAAATCTCCCAACTTCAAATAAGTAGCACCTGCATAGTAATTGGCCATGTTAGCCGCGTCGGTCATACCGTAGCTATTGATGATCTCAAGAAAGCCATAGTTATTGCCATCTCCATTCAAAGCCAAACCTAAACTGTCTGCCTCAAAATAATAAACAGCCTGAAACAAGTCTCTTTGCGCATCTTTGTTTTGGCTCTCTATATAATATCTACCAAATAGAAACCCTAAAACAATTACAGCCAATACCGCTCCTACTACGGACACCATTGTTTTGTTCTTTTCAATGAACTGCTCCGTTCTGGATATTTGCTCCGCTAGTGCTTCCGGACTTTCTAGTAAGTCATTTCCGTGCTCCTCTGCGTCTTTTCTCTTTTTTGTCATACTTCTTCAAATTCAAGGCCGCAAATCTAATAAGAATTTGATTTACAGCCAGCTATAATCTGTCGGGTCGATTAGTCTTCTAAGAATGGATAAGATGGATCCGCATATACATCTGTGTAAGCATGCTCTGCAGGTGGGAATGGAGACTCCTCAGCAAACTTCACTGATTCGTTTACGATCTCCTTTATCTTATTACCTATT
This is a stretch of genomic DNA from Reichenbachiella ulvae. It encodes these proteins:
- a CDS encoding sodium:proton antiporter; translated protein: MRKFIFLVIFLNLAQLTYASSSETTPTSLERETIEMSSTESGEEHHHAPAWTVIPFVLLLLMIATGPLFYEHFWHKNYPIVACALAAIVVSYYLFVLHNVHSPVHALAEYAQFIALLSGLYIASGGIMIEVDKEAKPLTNVFILLIGAVVANIIGTTGASMLLIRPFIRLNKNRIKPYHIIFFIFMVSNIGGSLTPIGDPPLFLGFLKGVPFFWTLQYNLIPWIFASLILAGVFFLMDRKNKSDYSFGEDTETPSGKLTIIGTKNFVWLAVIVGSVFLDPNVIDWVPAINYEGQKFSFVRELIMLSSGFLSYKLANKDAINGNEFNFEPIREVAFIFIGIFGTMMPALELVSNFAQSDAGAAMITPNTLYWGTGLLSGFLDNAPTYINFLTAAMASQGASITNLADVIAFSQGSSEFVNSILSLKAISVAAVFFGSMTYIGNGPNFMVKSIAEQVGIKMPSFFGYIIRFSIPILLPLFVVVWLIFFYWGII
- a CDS encoding tetratricopeptide repeat protein, translated to MTKKRKDAEEHGNDLLESPEALAEQISRTEQFIEKNKTMVSVVGAVLAVIVLGFLFGRYYIESQNKDAQRDLFQAVYYFEADSLGLALNGDGNNYGFLEIINSYGMTDAANMANYYAGATYLKLGDFDNALKYLKAFSASDYLIQGRAYALTGDAYMELGEYGQAASYYEKAAGYNANDQFTPGYLVKAAIANETSGDTAAALANYETIVDDYKESTVYQDALKHVTRLSGEIN
- a CDS encoding carboxypeptidase-like regulatory domain-containing protein, coding for MPNFLCAFFLLISGSLYAQSQISAKVTNGNESIPYVNINLLHTNLRTVSNQNGHFSLSYTDENLADTLSISCVGFEPYRRPLSQFLKEMKEANELVLVQSTTQLPEFVFSDRPLKKKVLGSKNAGKMIQVGFSSVGPGDQIGTIFRVREDLTFINQLHIKPTYVNNDSLLFRLNFYDIKKGLPNTKHQVPLILFNSSELKAHEVFTLDLTEYGIVMTNDFYLSIECVENLDEDGQIVFAGSFSHGPIIGRLQEDAEWRKFPMFGMGIFLSVEY
- a CDS encoding type III pantothenate kinase, giving the protein MKAIALDIGNTQIKIGKFDSGQMLDLETVESLVEMKKVVDEFMPLHIISSSVAYSPSEQQDFLSNYRVLYLDAKTPVPVLNKYGTPHTLGLDRMAAVVGAQQMFQERDCLIIDVGTCITYDLLDSKSHYHGGGISPGVELRFKSMNDYTRNLPLITNYEEVPLIGGSTRESMMSGVFNGIAAEIDGIIDRYSQIYPDIQVILCGGWTKRFESKLKASIFASPELVLVGLIRILEYNEEKK
- the ribH gene encoding 6,7-dimethyl-8-ribityllumazine synthase; this translates as MASSQKNLSDYSNKNLVDISDKVFAIVVSEWNEEVTDSLYNGALQTLLSHGAKQENIVKVDVPGSFELSLGAQKLAQRTDVDAVICLGCVIQGETRHFDFICDAVAKGITDVSLKYDKPVIFGVLTPNTQKQAMDRAGGKHGNKGDEAAITAVKMLAL